The Halomicrobium zhouii region CAGAACTTCCGGCCGGTATACCGTCGGCCCGCTTTTACCGTCACACGGTTCGCAGGTCGTCGTATGAGCACGACTGCTCCGGTTCACCGACTGGTTCGACAGTTCGACGAACTCACTCGGAGAGGGGGTGAGCGCCTGTGAGGCGACGCCGATTTCTCGGCGTGACGGCTGCGCTCGCGGTTACCGGAACAGCCGGTTGCGTGGGCGTCGACGCGTCGTCGAGGACCGAGACCCACGAGTTCGACGTCTCGACAGGGACGGACGTCGTCGTGAGTAACACGCTCGGTGACCTCACCGTCGAGGAGGGGGACGCGGAATCGCTCCGGGTTCGCGCGGAGAAACACGATGGGCTCGGGAACGACGACGCTTTCGACAACGTTCGCGTGGCGACCGAGGCGACGGACGAACAGTTCGAGGTGTCGGTCGTCGACGAGCGTGACGATCGGTTCGTCAAGGCGACGTGGCTTCACCTTCGGCTCTCCGTTCCGTCGGGCGTCGCCGTCACGGAGGTCACCGGTGACGACGGAGACGTGACCGTCGACGGCGCGGGGGGCGCGCTCACGGTGGACGTCGAGGACGGCGACGTCGACGTGCGGGACCGCGACGGCGACGTCACTGTGACCGCGGACGACGGCGACCACACGTACCGGGGCCTCGGCGGGGACCTCACGGTGTCCGGTGACGACGGCGACGTGACCGCCGAGCGGGTGGGCGGCGACGTGGCTATCGATCTCGACGACGGCGACGCCGACGTGTCGGACGTCGACGGGGCGGTCTCGGTGGAGACCGGCGACGGCGACGTCGACGCACGCTCGGTCGGTGCGCTCGACGCGGTCACCGGCGACGACGGTGACGTTGCGGTGGACGTGCCGGCGATACGTGACGACGCCCGCATCGAGGTCGACGACGGAGACGTGATCGCACGGCTCGGGTCGGACCTGGACGCACGGCTCGTACTGGAGACGGACGGTGGCGACGTCGACACGTCCGGGCTCGACGAACGGCTCGGCGTGGAGGGAGACGTCGAGCGGCTCGCAACCACGCTCGGCGAGGGAACGCACACGTTGCGGATAACCACCGACGACGGGGACGTCGAGTTGCAGTCGCTGGACTGACGGCTTCGCTCCAGCCGCTCCAGCGACGGGCGCGGAGAGGGTCGTATCCGGACGGACTCACGCAAAAGGCTTCGAAGGGCCGACGGCAGGCACGGGGGAGTGCCGCGCCGGCCAGGGTGGGGCTATCGATGTGGGCGCGTCAGCGGGGAACCGCCGACGCAACTGGCAATTTTTCAGCACGTGTAATATGTTTTCTGGTTGACTACTGGTCAGAACAGGTCGTCGAAGAAATCCGCGACCACCGTCGCGACCCGATCGGTCTGTCCGACGAAGTGGTGGTCGGCGGGGAGTTCCCGCACCTGCATTCCCAGTTCCCGGGCGCGCTGGGCTACTGTGGTCGAATCGACGGTATCGTCGCGTTCTCCGTAGATAATCTGGGCTGGACAGGGGACGCCGTCCAGGGCGTCGACAGCGTCGGCAGGTGGAGCGAGCACGCTGACTGCCGCGGGCGAAAGGTCCGCGTCTCCAGCGGCCCGGAGCGCGATTCCGGCCCCGAAGCTGTAGCCGAACAGGCCGACGGCCGCGAACCGCTCGTCGGCCCACGCCAGGGCGTTGACGGCGTCCCGGCGTTCGCCGCGACCGTCGTCCCAGGGGCCGTAGTCGAACCGGAGACAGGCGAACCCGCGGTCGACCAGCGCGTCGCTGACGGCCCGGAGACGCTGGTCCGTGCGGGACCCGCCGTACTGGGGATGCGGTGGGCAGGCGACGACGACGGCGTCGGCGTCCTCGTCACCGTCGAGCGTGGCCCGGACGTCCCGCGCGCCGGGGACCGCGATCGCGTCCATACGCGAGCGCACGTGATACTCGCATGTAAGTTTTTTAAGTCAGTCAGCCCCAAGACCGAGGTATGGGAATCCTCTCGCGCACGTCGTACGTCATTCGGTCGAAGATAAACGCCGTGCTCAACAGGGCCGAAGACCCGAACGAGACGCTGGATTACTCCTACGAGCAGCTCCGGGACGAACTCCAGGACGTCAAGCAGGGGATCGCGGACCTGACGACCCAGAAGAAGCGCCTGGAGATCCAGAAGCGCCGGCTCGAGGAGAACGTCGAGAAGCACAACGACCAGGCGAGACAGGCCGTCGAACAGGACCGGGAGGACCTGGCCCGGCGCGCCCTGGAGAAGAAGAAACAGAAGATGAGCCAGATCGAGGAGCTCGAGGGCCAGATCGCCCAGCTCCAGTCCCAGCAGGACTCACTCGTCGAGCAGAAGGACGAACTCCAGCAGCGCATCGAGCAGTTCCGCACCAAGAAGGAGACGATGAAGGCTCGCTACGAGGCCGCTGAGGCCTCGAAGCGGGTGAACGAAGCGATGACCGGCGCCGGCGACGAGATGGCCGACGTCGGCCGCGCCATCGAGCGCGCCGAGGAACAGACCGAAGAGATGGAGGCCCGCTCGCAGGCGATGGACGAACTGCAGGATTCGGGCGTGTTCGAG contains the following coding sequences:
- a CDS encoding DUF4097 family beta strand repeat-containing protein: MRRRRFLGVTAALAVTGTAGCVGVDASSRTETHEFDVSTGTDVVVSNTLGDLTVEEGDAESLRVRAEKHDGLGNDDAFDNVRVATEATDEQFEVSVVDERDDRFVKATWLHLRLSVPSGVAVTEVTGDDGDVTVDGAGGALTVDVEDGDVDVRDRDGDVTVTADDGDHTYRGLGGDLTVSGDDGDVTAERVGGDVAIDLDDGDADVSDVDGAVSVETGDGDVDARSVGALDAVTGDDGDVAVDVPAIRDDARIEVDDGDVIARLGSDLDARLVLETDGGDVDTSGLDERLGVEGDVERLATTLGEGTHTLRITTDDGDVELQSLD
- a CDS encoding alpha/beta hydrolase; this translates as MDAIAVPGARDVRATLDGDEDADAVVVACPPHPQYGGSRTDQRLRAVSDALVDRGFACLRFDYGPWDDGRGERRDAVNALAWADERFAAVGLFGYSFGAGIALRAAGDADLSPAAVSVLAPPADAVDALDGVPCPAQIIYGERDDTVDSTTVAQRARELGMQVRELPADHHFVGQTDRVATVVADFFDDLF
- a CDS encoding PspA/IM30 family protein, with protein sequence MGILSRTSYVIRSKINAVLNRAEDPNETLDYSYEQLRDELQDVKQGIADLTTQKKRLEIQKRRLEENVEKHNDQARQAVEQDREDLARRALEKKKQKMSQIEELEGQIAQLQSQQDSLVEQKDELQQRIEQFRTKKETMKARYEAAEASKRVNEAMTGAGDEMADVGRAIERAEEQTEEMEARSQAMDELQDSGVFEDALSDQDQIDRELEEMASSGEVDAELETLKSEMGKSDAGPETETSGDTEEEADLEAELAGNGEGTTEDVETPDVDDSEVEAELEELKDDEQS